In Verrucomicrobiota bacterium, a genomic segment contains:
- a CDS encoding sugar phosphate isomerase/epimerase: MMHRRTFLKTATLGGAALTSTFRTQASAASPINVPEIGGIQLAIATICMDGFGDENFEPSFHLAPKIGFKNIEFNCWYPRTLTLDGIRSIGRRCKEKGLIPISVQGNGFGDGKAPDVSHKLWCMQAAQMLGCNRVKFTGSKRGTNGGLQAVIGTLKELAPAAEEMGMLICVENHANNNLENVADYDAVFSAIDSPYVGMCLDAGHFDGAAVRIPEVIEKFHSRIVHVDLKDCQTFGTYKTVRFGEGITDLNGMIQKLIEHGYQGYLVVEQAPPIVQETLEEDLRAGYEMFKKYES; the protein is encoded by the coding sequence ACTTTTCTCAAGACCGCGACTCTGGGTGGAGCAGCCTTAACAAGTACCTTTCGAACCCAGGCTTCAGCAGCTTCGCCCATAAATGTACCCGAAATAGGTGGCATCCAATTGGCCATTGCAACGATTTGTATGGACGGATTCGGCGATGAAAACTTCGAGCCCTCTTTCCACTTGGCTCCGAAAATAGGGTTTAAGAATATTGAATTCAATTGCTGGTATCCCAGGACACTCACTCTGGACGGTATTCGTAGTATTGGTAGACGTTGCAAAGAAAAAGGACTGATTCCTATTTCAGTTCAGGGAAATGGATTTGGTGACGGCAAAGCACCTGATGTTTCTCATAAACTCTGGTGTATGCAGGCTGCCCAAATGTTAGGGTGCAACCGTGTTAAATTTACGGGGTCGAAACGCGGGACCAATGGCGGACTTCAAGCTGTGATTGGTACTTTGAAGGAATTGGCACCAGCTGCGGAAGAAATGGGGATGCTGATTTGTGTGGAAAACCACGCCAACAACAACCTGGAGAATGTAGCTGATTATGATGCGGTATTTTCAGCGATCGACTCTCCCTATGTGGGTATGTGTCTGGACGCCGGACACTTCGACGGAGCAGCCGTGCGGATACCGGAGGTCATAGAAAAATTCCACAGCCGAATAGTGCATGTGGATCTAAAAGATTGTCAGACGTTTGGTACCTACAAAACAGTTCGTTTTGGAGAGGGTATTACCGATTTAAATGGAATGATTCAAAAACTCATTGAGCATGGTTATCAGGGCTACCTGGTTGTCGAACAGGCTCCACCCATCGTTCAAGAAACTCTGGAAGAGGATCTTCGAGCAGGCTATGAAATGTTTAAGAAATACGAGAGTTAA
- a CDS encoding c-type cytochrome: MPSFISSRLSILFGLLILLNRSVFVSAQMPEVHESGLTLTLFAEDPDIVTPVGMVVGDDDKIYVIESHTHNRPNNYKGPTGDVIKVFVDEDKDGVADSNFVFAEGFEAAMNLAFSKDGTLYVLCAWSLYALPDRDGDGVCDGPELILELETKAGNPHGCWLGITFDDENRLFISRGNVGGEYYRIQGKDGSVVEGYGDGGNVVRARADGTELQEWATGFWNSMDLKFDHKGNLLLIDNDPDARGPNRLVRIVEGGDYGHKHMFGGDGRHPFQGWDGSFPGHLPILSGTGEAPSGLIDVSPRGKHSVLVSVWNEHTIERHDILKNNQVEKSIFMSGGKNFRPVALDQDSAGNLFISDWMLVDYPNHGKGRIWRVSKLPIPKQEKVVRQVAPTRKSIHSVFKNADPFVRQRGELWLSKPEQKSLAIQLSGDSDPLVRLGAFLALRRTKTADHHLIRNALADPDMDVRLLALMWAGETLEVSLRPALDEVLVAGEVTARLFNTYLAAVEMVNETFIEAFKKKAYSSKKVPRELEPRLLLKLALNPRLSSLVRAEAVKRLKEEEAVEFLFSNEEAVLRAAIEKVASVAIPQVGKRFREIALDSNQASEVRAEALLGLSKQVIEEPSSLLPLLKDADSSVAYEAARTLRYYAGTASVRAAFGELEQTNSKDKYLKELVAVVLHGLSMDQRPKTLEEWKKAAVSGGDPSRGDRVFRTTQSMCTRCHAVDGGGTNLGPDLGGIAQSVTPAQIAHSILRPSDSFPPQYQAWNIYTTDGKIHSGIQIDHQNHGAMLLYTTENINRRFEAKEVKNYEASPYSLMPQGLENTMTVSEFKDLVAYLSSLK, from the coding sequence ATGCCATCATTCATCTCCAGCCGCCTTTCAATCTTGTTCGGGCTTTTGATTCTTTTGAATCGTAGTGTATTCGTTTCTGCCCAAATGCCTGAGGTTCACGAATCGGGATTGACCTTAACCCTGTTTGCCGAGGATCCCGACATTGTTACCCCCGTTGGAATGGTGGTTGGTGATGACGATAAAATCTATGTGATCGAATCGCATACCCATAATCGTCCAAATAATTACAAAGGGCCTACTGGCGACGTCATCAAAGTATTTGTAGATGAGGATAAAGATGGTGTAGCTGATTCGAATTTCGTTTTTGCTGAAGGTTTTGAAGCTGCCATGAATCTGGCATTTTCCAAAGATGGCACCTTGTATGTTCTCTGTGCCTGGTCCCTGTATGCGCTTCCTGATCGCGACGGTGATGGTGTCTGTGACGGTCCTGAATTAATTCTAGAACTGGAAACCAAGGCGGGCAATCCACACGGCTGTTGGCTTGGGATAACTTTCGATGATGAAAATCGTCTCTTTATTTCACGCGGCAATGTGGGCGGAGAATATTATCGAATTCAAGGTAAGGACGGTTCGGTTGTTGAAGGATACGGTGATGGAGGCAATGTGGTGCGTGCCAGGGCGGACGGCACTGAACTTCAGGAGTGGGCAACCGGGTTCTGGAATTCCATGGACTTGAAGTTCGATCACAAAGGGAATCTGCTGCTCATCGACAATGACCCCGATGCTCGCGGACCCAACCGGCTGGTTCGCATAGTTGAAGGGGGTGACTACGGGCACAAGCACATGTTCGGCGGAGATGGGCGACATCCTTTTCAGGGTTGGGACGGGAGTTTTCCCGGGCATTTACCTATTTTGTCCGGTACGGGCGAAGCACCCTCCGGACTGATCGATGTTTCTCCGAGGGGAAAGCATTCTGTTTTGGTTTCTGTCTGGAACGAGCACACCATCGAGCGGCATGACATTTTAAAAAACAATCAGGTCGAGAAATCGATTTTCATGTCAGGCGGAAAAAACTTTCGGCCAGTTGCGTTGGATCAGGACAGCGCAGGAAACCTCTTCATCAGCGACTGGATGCTGGTGGACTACCCGAACCACGGCAAAGGTCGGATATGGAGAGTTTCCAAACTTCCGATACCCAAGCAGGAAAAAGTGGTCAGGCAAGTAGCACCAACCCGTAAATCCATCCATAGCGTTTTTAAAAACGCCGATCCCTTTGTGCGGCAACGAGGAGAGTTGTGGTTGTCGAAACCAGAGCAAAAGTCCCTGGCCATTCAACTCAGTGGGGATTCTGATCCTCTGGTGCGCTTGGGTGCCTTCCTGGCATTACGGCGGACCAAAACAGCGGACCATCACTTGATCAGAAATGCTTTAGCCGATCCTGATATGGATGTGCGTTTGCTTGCTTTAATGTGGGCTGGCGAAACCTTGGAAGTTTCGCTGAGGCCGGCGTTAGATGAAGTGCTGGTGGCCGGCGAAGTAACAGCACGATTGTTCAATACCTACCTCGCAGCGGTGGAGATGGTGAATGAGACCTTTATCGAAGCGTTTAAAAAGAAAGCTTACAGTTCCAAGAAAGTGCCCCGTGAGTTGGAGCCTCGCTTGTTGTTGAAACTGGCCCTTAATCCAAGGCTTTCCTCACTCGTCAGAGCCGAAGCGGTGAAACGTCTCAAGGAAGAAGAAGCCGTGGAATTCCTTTTCAGCAACGAAGAAGCGGTCCTGAGAGCAGCCATAGAAAAGGTGGCCTCGGTCGCTATACCCCAGGTTGGCAAACGGTTTCGGGAAATTGCTTTGGATTCCAATCAAGCCAGTGAAGTGAGAGCAGAGGCTTTGCTTGGTTTGAGCAAACAAGTGATCGAAGAACCATCGAGTTTATTACCCTTACTCAAGGATGCGGATTCCTCCGTCGCTTACGAAGCGGCACGAACGCTTCGCTATTACGCGGGGACTGCCTCCGTGAGGGCTGCTTTCGGCGAGCTCGAACAAACAAACTCCAAAGATAAATATTTGAAGGAGTTAGTCGCTGTTGTGCTTCACGGACTTTCGATGGATCAGCGTCCGAAAACTCTGGAGGAGTGGAAAAAGGCTGCGGTTTCCGGTGGAGATCCCAGCCGAGGAGATCGGGTGTTCCGGACCACCCAATCCATGTGTACCCGATGCCATGCGGTGGACGGCGGTGGCACCAACTTGGGTCCGGATCTGGGAGGGATCGCCCAATCGGTAACACCCGCGCAGATAGCGCACTCGATCTTGAGACCTTCTGATTCCTTTCCTCCGCAATACCAGGCCTGGAACATTTATACCACCGATGGCAAAATTCATTCGGGTATCCAGATCGACCACCAAAACCATGGCGCCATGCTGCTTTATACCACGGAAAATATTAACCGCCGGTTCGAGGCCAAGGAGGTAAAAAATTACGAAGCCTCGCCTTACTCACTGATGCCGCAAGGTCTGGAGAATACGATGACTGTTTCGGAGTTCAAGGACCTGGTGGCTTACCTCTCTTCTCTGAAATAA
- a CDS encoding alkaline phosphatase D family protein — MTLLRKIFWMFVCLLFQVGGLQAATFHSQFPEYTRTWIGPDYWANRLQDWRVTMGRLECLNGESDKPLRTVHWLTGGIADNGEGFEVSVRTGTLGFATLADGSSYSGFLIGAGEGKLDYRGAALIHHDPGLGGGLLVVFNDKGQAQFIRNDEEGKNRTVLASGQNNSAETRTGALGNFEDYRLDLKVSREIDGKRELWLSVVDLFSGNVVSSTGIKNFPSEKLRGGLALVSHGGRANERRFWFRNWELSGEGIVKYPERSYGPVLGVIYSVDGNRLKLNAQFPPLGFNDSSHALLEIKRNGREWSQVGDALIEAPSFTALFDLELDGLNQGMDFRVGYLYEGEGVWFEGNIPVAPKQGEEVRVAGVTCYQNLARAADGSWGEGAAGSPEGRWTPHNVWFPHNQLISSLKRQDLDLLALLGDQIYEGGNPTGSDASEGNPHLDYLYKWFITLWDLGRITRVVPTVVLVDDHDVYQGDLWGDGGTASRNGQNKDGGYIHAPEFVRMVERTQTAANPEPLRREHIQQGLTSYYTDFEMGGVKFVLLEDRKFKSLPTLVGPVEKYGSKIANADYDGRQADIPNGQLLGAQQEAFLQSWIDRTEGVRIGFTQTLFASLHTAPSGKLWLDLDSGGWPQSGRNRALEVLAQGNVILLSGDTHLPAVLQHGVKGFGDSVWQFVVPSIANKYRRWWEPKEDGANRRSGEPYYTGDFFDGFGNRMTVAAVGNPHTSNQEMFEINVERNIGYASEHLLLDSQQTKDGYGMIVISPDRKQITLECWPTDSVNQHEGWPVILKQEPVSGKWVR; from the coding sequence ATGACTCTGTTACGCAAAATCTTCTGGATGTTCGTTTGCCTCTTATTCCAGGTAGGAGGTCTCCAAGCCGCAACCTTCCACTCTCAGTTTCCTGAATACACCCGCACCTGGATCGGTCCTGATTATTGGGCCAACCGCCTGCAGGACTGGCGGGTTACCATGGGTCGGCTGGAATGCCTCAATGGAGAGAGCGACAAACCGCTGCGTACGGTCCATTGGTTGACCGGAGGCATTGCTGACAATGGTGAAGGCTTTGAAGTGTCGGTCAGAACCGGGACGCTTGGATTCGCCACCCTGGCTGATGGATCTTCCTACAGTGGTTTCTTAATTGGAGCTGGCGAAGGCAAACTGGATTACCGGGGAGCGGCCCTGATTCATCACGACCCCGGTTTGGGTGGGGGATTACTGGTGGTTTTCAACGACAAAGGGCAGGCTCAATTTATTCGCAACGATGAGGAAGGAAAAAACAGAACCGTGCTGGCATCCGGTCAAAATAATAGCGCGGAAACCCGGACGGGCGCGCTTGGGAATTTTGAAGATTACCGCCTGGATTTGAAGGTTTCGCGAGAGATAGACGGTAAGCGTGAACTGTGGCTTTCGGTTGTGGATCTTTTTAGCGGGAATGTTGTTTCTTCAACGGGGATTAAAAATTTCCCCTCCGAAAAGCTTCGCGGTGGTTTGGCCCTGGTGTCCCATGGCGGCAGGGCTAATGAGCGGCGATTCTGGTTCAGGAATTGGGAGCTATCGGGAGAGGGGATCGTCAAATACCCTGAACGCAGTTACGGTCCGGTGTTGGGAGTTATCTACTCAGTGGATGGGAATCGCCTGAAATTGAACGCTCAGTTTCCTCCGCTTGGATTCAATGATTCCAGCCATGCGTTACTTGAAATAAAAAGAAACGGGAGGGAATGGAGTCAGGTGGGCGATGCCCTGATAGAGGCTCCCAGCTTTACAGCCCTGTTTGACTTGGAATTGGATGGGCTCAACCAGGGTATGGATTTCCGGGTCGGTTACTTATACGAGGGAGAGGGTGTTTGGTTTGAGGGTAACATTCCAGTAGCTCCGAAACAGGGTGAGGAGGTTCGCGTTGCCGGAGTTACCTGTTATCAAAACCTGGCCCGTGCGGCTGACGGTTCGTGGGGTGAAGGTGCGGCCGGTTCGCCGGAAGGTCGGTGGACTCCTCACAACGTGTGGTTTCCTCATAATCAGCTCATTTCAAGTTTGAAGAGGCAGGACCTGGATTTGTTGGCCCTGCTGGGTGACCAGATTTACGAGGGTGGTAATCCGACCGGATCGGATGCCTCCGAAGGGAACCCGCATCTGGATTATTTATACAAGTGGTTTATCACGCTTTGGGATCTGGGGCGAATTACCCGCGTGGTGCCGACCGTGGTGCTGGTCGATGACCACGATGTATATCAAGGAGACTTGTGGGGTGATGGTGGCACTGCCAGTCGCAATGGCCAAAACAAGGACGGTGGTTATATCCACGCCCCCGAATTCGTTCGCATGGTGGAGCGCACTCAGACGGCCGCCAATCCGGAGCCCTTGCGGCGTGAACACATCCAGCAAGGACTGACAAGTTATTACACTGACTTCGAAATGGGAGGCGTAAAGTTTGTTCTCCTTGAAGACCGCAAATTCAAAAGCCTGCCTACGTTGGTCGGCCCGGTGGAAAAATATGGATCCAAAATCGCAAATGCCGATTACGATGGCAGGCAGGCGGATATTCCGAATGGGCAATTGTTGGGGGCTCAACAGGAAGCCTTTCTGCAGAGTTGGATTGATCGAACCGAGGGCGTACGGATTGGATTTACGCAAACGCTCTTTGCTTCCCTGCATACCGCACCTTCGGGCAAGCTCTGGCTTGACCTCGATTCGGGGGGGTGGCCTCAGAGTGGTCGCAATCGTGCCCTGGAAGTATTAGCTCAAGGAAATGTAATTCTCCTTTCCGGGGATACGCATCTGCCCGCGGTTCTACAGCATGGGGTCAAAGGTTTTGGTGATAGTGTCTGGCAGTTTGTCGTGCCGTCCATTGCCAACAAATACCGACGCTGGTGGGAGCCCAAGGAAGACGGTGCCAACCGTAGGTCGGGTGAACCATATTACACAGGCGATTTTTTTGACGGATTTGGAAACCGCATGACTGTTGCCGCGGTAGGCAACCCTCATACCTCCAACCAGGAGATGTTTGAAATCAATGTTGAACGCAACATAGGCTATGCCAGTGAGCATCTATTACTCGACAGCCAACAAACCAAAGATGGCTACGGTATGATTGTAATCTCACCCGACCGAAAACAAATCACCCTTGAATGCTGGCCAACCGATTCGGTGAATCAGCACGAAGGTTGGCCGGTAATTCTGAAACAAGAACCCGTATCCGGGAAATGGGTTCGGTGA